A region of Acidimicrobiia bacterium DNA encodes the following proteins:
- a CDS encoding 50S ribosomal protein L18: protein MKLERTERRRRRHKRVRKRVSGTADRPRLVVFRSSKHIYAQLVDDNSGRVLAAASSLEKINVVTGSSSHRKVDIAKGVGERIGQRALEKGISSAVFDRGGYKFHGRVAALADGARQAGLKF from the coding sequence TTGAAGCTTGAGCGGACCGAACGACGTAGAAGACGCCACAAGCGAGTGAGAAAGCGGGTATCGGGTACCGCTGACCGACCTCGCCTTGTAGTGTTTAGATCATCCAAGCACATCTACGCCCAGCTCGTGGACGACAACTCCGGTCGGGTTCTTGCAGCTGCGTCAAGCCTTGAAAAGATCAATGTTGTAACGGGCTCCTCTTCGCACCGTAAGGTCGATATAGCAAAAGGTGTAGGAGAGCGCATTGGGCAGCGAGCTCTGGAAAAGGGGATATCGAGTGCGGTTTTCGACAGGGGGGGCTACAAGTTCCATGGGCGCGTAGCCGCGCTGGCGGATGGTGCTCGCCAAGCGGGCTTAAAGTTCTAG
- a CDS encoding 50S ribosomal protein L6, with product MSRIGRKPIVLPNGVEIAIDGRAVRVSGPKGSLEWTLPEGIVAHVEDGLVRLERTNESRTTRAMHGLAGALVSNMVEGVSRGFTKTLEIVGVGYRASSKGRGVDLSLGFSHPVHFEPSEDVTIDVPQPNKIVISGVDKQKVGQVAAQLRALRPPEPYKGKGVRYEGEAIRRKAGKTGV from the coding sequence GTGTCTAGGATCGGGAGAAAGCCTATTGTACTCCCAAATGGCGTAGAAATTGCTATTGACGGCAGAGCTGTGCGCGTAAGTGGTCCGAAGGGTTCATTGGAGTGGACCCTACCGGAGGGGATCGTAGCTCACGTTGAAGACGGATTGGTCAGGCTAGAGAGAACGAACGAGTCTAGAACGACTCGTGCTATGCACGGTCTTGCGGGTGCGCTCGTGTCCAACATGGTAGAGGGAGTCTCGAGGGGGTTTACTAAAACACTCGAGATCGTAGGTGTGGGATACAGGGCTAGCTCAAAAGGACGGGGGGTTGATCTCAGTCTCGGCTTCTCTCATCCAGTGCACTTCGAGCCGTCGGAAGACGTCACGATAGATGTTCCGCAACCGAACAAGATCGTCATTAGTGGCGTAGACAAACAAAAGGTGGGTCAGGTGGCGGCTCAGCTACGAGCTTTGCGACCGCCAGAACCTTACAAGGGCAAAGGTGTGCGGTACGAGGGAGAGGCAATCCGGAGAAAGGCCGGCAAGACTGGGGTGTGA
- a CDS encoding 30S ribosomal protein S8, with translation MSQTDPIADMLTSIRNANLVYKTEVATPVSKIKLALAALLYKEGYIEGYEIREASPVPLLVIRLKYGDNKERVIHGIRRVSKPGRRVYAKASKLPRVLGGMGVAVISTPKGLMSDRKARSQRLGGEVVCEVW, from the coding sequence ATGAGCCAAACCGATCCTATTGCTGACATGCTAACGAGTATCAGGAATGCAAACCTCGTCTACAAGACAGAGGTGGCAACTCCTGTGTCAAAAATAAAGTTGGCTCTAGCGGCTCTGCTTTACAAAGAAGGCTATATAGAGGGGTATGAAATTAGAGAAGCATCACCTGTTCCTCTATTAGTTATACGTTTGAAGTACGGCGATAACAAGGAGCGAGTGATCCATGGAATAAGACGGGTGTCCAAGCCTGGACGTCGGGTGTATGCCAAAGCAAGCAAACTACCAAGAGTGTTGGGAGGAATGGGAGTCGCTGTAATCTCCACTCCTAAAGGTCTAATGTCGGATCGGAAAGCTCGCAGCCAACGGCTTGGTGGCGAGGTCGTGTGCGAGGTGTGGTAG
- a CDS encoding type Z 30S ribosomal protein S14: protein MARKALIEKAKKEPKFKVRKYSRCERCGRPRSVYRKFGLCRLCLRELAHKGEISGLRKASW, encoded by the coding sequence ATGGCCCGCAAGGCTCTTATCGAGAAGGCTAAAAAAGAGCCCAAGTTTAAAGTGCGAAAGTACTCTCGTTGCGAGAGGTGTGGGAGGCCGAGATCGGTCTATCGCAAGTTTGGCTTGTGTAGGTTGTGCTTGAGAGAGTTGGCCCACAAGGGTGAGATTTCAGGCCTCAGAAAGGCGAGCTGGTAG
- a CDS encoding 50S ribosomal protein L5 — MSGNGQRPIPRLKKKYLEEVRPSLQKKLNLTNIMQVPRLEKIVVNIGVGEGVTDPKKIDGAMQDLAVITGQKPKLNRAKKSIAGFKLRKGMPVGVSVTLRGDRMWEFFDRTVTLAIPRVRDFRGMPLSSFDGRGNYSFGFTEQLVYPEIDYDKIDAVRGMDVTIVTTADNDDHAYELLSSLGFPFKQKER; from the coding sequence ATGAGCGGCAATGGTCAGCGTCCAATTCCGAGGTTGAAGAAGAAATATCTTGAAGAAGTTCGGCCTTCGCTTCAGAAAAAGTTGAATCTCACCAATATTATGCAAGTGCCCCGTCTCGAAAAGATCGTGGTAAACATTGGCGTGGGAGAAGGCGTTACAGACCCAAAAAAAATCGACGGGGCTATGCAGGATCTGGCTGTCATAACCGGACAGAAACCTAAGTTGAACAGAGCTAAGAAATCGATAGCAGGTTTCAAACTGCGGAAGGGAATGCCAGTAGGTGTTTCGGTAACTCTCCGAGGTGATCGCATGTGGGAGTTTTTCGACCGTACAGTGACACTAGCCATCCCCAGGGTGCGTGACTTTCGGGGAATGCCGCTTAGTTCATTCGATGGAAGAGGAAATTATAGTTTTGGCTTTACAGAACAACTCGTGTATCCAGAAATTGACTACGACAAGATCGACGCGGTACGCGGGATGGACGTGACGATTGTCACCACAGCAGACAACGACGATCACGCGTACGAGCTGTTGTCGTCACTTGGGTTTCCCTTCAAACAGAAGGAGCGCTGA
- a CDS encoding 50S ribosomal protein L24, with protein MKKLKIRRGDTVRIVAGKDRTARNAEGRVVRVIPEKNLVVVEGLNIAKKHQKPSGNVLQGGRIDREMPVHISNVMLVCKSCGPTRAGFEFTEVGKVRVCKKCGDEL; from the coding sequence GTGAAAAAACTAAAAATTCGGCGTGGAGACACAGTCCGCATTGTGGCTGGAAAAGATCGCACTGCGAGAAACGCTGAGGGACGCGTGGTGCGCGTGATTCCCGAGAAGAATTTAGTTGTCGTGGAAGGACTCAACATTGCAAAAAAGCATCAGAAACCTTCTGGAAACGTATTGCAGGGTGGCAGGATAGACAGGGAAATGCCTGTTCACATCTCCAATGTGATGCTGGTCTGTAAGAGCTGTGGTCCTACCCGCGCAGGATTTGAGTTCACCGAGGTCGGCAAGGTCAGGGTGTGTAAGAAGTGCGGGGACGAGTTATGA
- a CDS encoding 50S ribosomal protein L14, whose protein sequence is MIQQESRLKVADNTGAKEVLCIRVLGGSGRRYASIGDELIATVKEATPASSVKKGDVVRCVVVRTRKEVRRPDGSYIRFDDNACVLVNDQKQPRGTRIFGPVGRELREKKFMRIVSLAPEVI, encoded by the coding sequence GTGATTCAACAGGAGTCCCGGCTCAAGGTAGCCGACAACACAGGCGCCAAAGAAGTTTTGTGTATTAGAGTCCTCGGAGGCTCGGGTCGGCGCTACGCGTCTATCGGCGATGAGCTAATCGCAACGGTTAAGGAAGCGACTCCGGCTTCCTCTGTGAAAAAGGGAGACGTAGTCCGCTGTGTCGTTGTACGCACTCGCAAAGAAGTTCGTAGACCAGACGGAAGTTACATCCGCTTCGACGACAACGCATGCGTTCTTGTCAACGATCAAAAACAGCCCCGGGGAACGAGAATTTTCGGTCCTGTGGGACGGGAGCTAAGGGAAAAGAAGTTCATGCGAATTGTCTCGCTCGCTCCAGAAGTAATCTGA
- a CDS encoding 30S ribosomal protein S17: MSEGTQNGAKRAIRKRRIGVVTSAKMSKTAVVAVERTLRHPKYGRIVKTTKKYYAHDEENEVREGDRVVIVETRPLSKLKRWRIAEIVERAK; this comes from the coding sequence ATGAGTGAGGGCACTCAGAACGGCGCGAAGAGGGCAATACGCAAGAGGCGGATTGGCGTGGTGACTAGCGCAAAAATGAGCAAAACAGCCGTCGTCGCTGTAGAGCGCACTCTTCGACACCCGAAGTACGGACGGATTGTAAAGACGACCAAGAAGTATTACGCACACGATGAGGAAAACGAGGTTCGAGAAGGCGACCGCGTGGTCATCGTCGAAACCCGCCCGTTGTCAAAGCTGAAGAGGTGGCGGATAGCGGAGATTGTAGAGAGGGCAAAGTAG
- a CDS encoding 50S ribosomal protein L29 encodes MTTKAKQLREASTDELHERAEELRSELFNLRFQKATGRLDNYKRLREIKRELARVLTVIRERELGITLRPSVEETAQKRRRRLFRRRPVVETEEPEEEREGTDEAEADNEDMPEESLGSNDNRAVDK; translated from the coding sequence GTGACCACTAAGGCGAAGCAGCTAAGAGAAGCAAGCACTGACGAGCTCCACGAGCGAGCAGAGGAGCTTCGCTCAGAACTGTTTAATCTCCGGTTCCAGAAGGCGACTGGACGCCTCGACAACTACAAGAGATTGAGAGAGATCAAGAGAGAGTTAGCTCGCGTACTTACGGTAATTAGAGAGCGAGAGCTTGGAATCACCCTGAGACCTTCGGTTGAGGAGACGGCACAAAAGCGAAGGCGGAGGCTGTTTCGTCGCAGACCGGTGGTGGAAACGGAGGAGCCAGAAGAAGAGCGAGAAGGGACAGATGAAGCGGAGGCCGACAACGAAGATATGCCTGAAGAAAGTTTGGGCAGCAACGATAACAGGGCTGTGGATAAATGA
- a CDS encoding 50S ribosomal protein L16, whose product MLMPRKYKHRKQQRGRMKGAAKGGTKVTWGDFGLQALEPGWITNRQIEAARIAITRHIRRGGKVWITIFPDKPVTSKPLESRMGSGKGNPEKWVAVVKPGRVMFELAGVAEPVAREAMRLAAHKLPVKTRFVTREA is encoded by the coding sequence ATGTTGATGCCGCGCAAATACAAGCACAGAAAGCAACAACGTGGCCGGATGAAAGGTGCGGCCAAGGGTGGAACGAAAGTTACCTGGGGTGACTTTGGGCTACAGGCTCTAGAGCCAGGCTGGATTACTAACCGCCAGATAGAAGCAGCAAGGATTGCGATTACCCGCCATATAAGGCGGGGTGGAAAGGTCTGGATCACGATTTTTCCGGACAAGCCTGTTACATCCAAGCCACTTGAGTCTCGCATGGGATCGGGAAAAGGAAATCCAGAGAAGTGGGTGGCTGTAGTGAAACCTGGACGGGTAATGTTCGAGCTCGCAGGCGTGGCTGAGCCGGTGGCGAGGGAAGCGATGCGCCTGGCGGCTCACAAACTGCCGGTGAAAACCCGTTTTGTCACGAGGGAGGCGTGA
- a CDS encoding 30S ribosomal protein S3 — protein sequence MGQKVNPYGFRLGTLTQWKSRWFAEKEYKTYLIEDIRIREYIHKTLHRAGISRIEIERKGHDSIVVDIHTARPGIVIGRGGTEVDRLRQGIQKITGRKTQVSIVEVKNPEQDATLLAQSIADQLAGRVNFRRAMKRAVQAALKSPHVQGIRVQCSGRLGGAEMSRREWYREGRVPLQTIRADIDYGFAEAKTKAGQIGVKVWIYKGDVVELRHREEEEKIVVEAAMAAGVSTHLTSPKARVEVATKGRVVSDVGDDVEPLEEVSGGKRLIVARTRSLAEQKKSVGGSEPVNQEFTNERHAAIPDASAQKGEVSSEEQTEEPQGSEGIHDLGEDDSTGGGSEQH from the coding sequence ATGGGCCAGAAGGTGAATCCATACGGGTTTAGGTTGGGGACGCTCACTCAGTGGAAGTCCCGGTGGTTCGCGGAGAAAGAATACAAGACGTATCTAATCGAAGACATCCGGATCCGTGAGTACATTCATAAGACGCTCCACAGGGCTGGCATATCTCGTATCGAGATTGAGCGCAAAGGCCACGACTCTATCGTCGTAGACATTCACACTGCTCGTCCTGGAATAGTAATTGGCCGAGGCGGAACGGAGGTCGACCGGCTCAGGCAGGGAATTCAGAAGATCACTGGCAGGAAAACTCAAGTTTCCATCGTCGAGGTTAAAAACCCAGAGCAGGATGCCACTCTCCTTGCCCAATCCATAGCCGACCAGCTGGCTGGGAGGGTGAATTTCAGGAGAGCGATGAAGCGCGCCGTTCAGGCTGCGCTGAAGTCGCCTCACGTACAAGGGATACGCGTTCAATGCTCGGGAAGATTAGGTGGAGCTGAGATGTCTCGCCGGGAGTGGTATCGAGAGGGACGAGTGCCTTTGCAGACCATTAGGGCTGACATTGATTATGGGTTTGCAGAGGCCAAAACTAAAGCCGGCCAGATCGGTGTCAAGGTGTGGATTTACAAAGGCGATGTCGTCGAGTTGAGGCATCGAGAGGAGGAGGAAAAGATCGTTGTGGAGGCAGCCATGGCGGCTGGGGTCTCCACCCATTTGACCTCACCGAAGGCCCGTGTCGAAGTGGCGACCAAGGGCCGAGTTGTTTCCGACGTGGGGGACGACGTTGAGCCTCTAGAGGAGGTTTCAGGGGGAAAGCGCCTAATCGTGGCAAGGACCCGCTCACTAGCCGAGCAGAAAAAGAGTGTCGGAGGTAGCGAGCCCGTAAATCAAGAGTTCACAAATGAAAGGCACGCTGCTATCCCCGATGCGAGTGCACAAAAAGGGGAGGTTTCCTCTGAGGAGCAAACCGAAGAGCCTCAAGGTTCCGAAGGTATCCACGACTTGGGCGAAGACGATTCCACGGGAGGGGGCAGCGAGCAGCACTGA
- a CDS encoding 50S ribosomal protein L22, translated as MAEGVVGEAKEATAVARYVRVSPYKARAVADLIRGLDVEEALRVLEFSKRDAARPLKKLLESAVANAAQKYRFDRDELYVSRIFVDEGPTLRRWRPRARGRATRIRKRTCHMTIALARQEPEE; from the coding sequence GTGGCTGAAGGTGTTGTAGGCGAAGCGAAAGAGGCGACAGCTGTGGCTCGATACGTGAGGGTCTCGCCATATAAGGCTAGGGCGGTCGCCGATCTCATAAGGGGACTCGACGTTGAGGAGGCCTTGCGAGTTTTAGAGTTTTCGAAGAGGGATGCTGCTAGGCCGCTCAAGAAACTTCTCGAATCTGCGGTAGCTAACGCGGCGCAGAAGTATCGCTTTGACCGAGATGAGCTGTACGTCTCGAGAATTTTTGTCGACGAAGGTCCGACCCTGCGGCGATGGCGTCCCAGGGCCAGAGGACGCGCTACGCGCATCCGCAAGCGTACCTGTCATATGACCATCGCGTTGGCACGGCAAGAGCCTGAGGAGTAG
- a CDS encoding 30S ribosomal protein S19, whose amino-acid sequence MPRSLRKGPFVDDHLARKIAELNSKNEKRLIRTWSRRSTITPEMVGHTIAVYDGRRHVPVYVTEAMVGHKLGEFVPTRTFRSHVKSEKSTRR is encoded by the coding sequence GTGCCGAGGAGTTTAAGGAAGGGACCGTTTGTCGACGACCATCTGGCGCGGAAAATTGCCGAGCTCAACTCCAAAAACGAAAAAAGGCTCATAAGGACATGGTCGAGAAGATCGACGATTACGCCGGAGATGGTCGGACACACGATTGCCGTCTATGACGGACGTAGACATGTTCCTGTGTATGTTACGGAAGCGATGGTCGGGCACAAACTTGGCGAATTTGTGCCTACGAGGACATTCCGATCGCATGTCAAGTCAGAGAAATCCACTAGGAGATAG
- a CDS encoding 50S ribosomal protein L2 — MGLKRLKPYTSTTRFQTYSDFADITKKEPERSLLAPLPKKSGRNVYGRVTARHRGGRHKRRYRIVDFRRDKEGVPAKVAAIEYDPNRNARIALLHYLDGEKRYIIAPEGLAVGDTVESGPSADIKPGNSLPLRNIPVGTVVHNIELRPGAGGKLVRSAGGGAQLMAKEGRYAQLRLPSSEHRLVLLECKATVGSVGNSEAELVSIGKAGRARWLGRRPHTRGVAMNPVDHPLGGGEGKSSGGRHPVSPWGKKEGRTRKKGKASDRLIVRRRRTGKRRR; from the coding sequence GTGGGACTCAAGCGACTAAAGCCCTATACCTCTACGACGCGATTTCAGACGTACTCTGACTTTGCGGACATTACCAAAAAAGAGCCTGAGCGGTCTCTTCTAGCCCCGCTGCCCAAGAAATCAGGGCGGAACGTGTATGGGCGTGTAACTGCTCGACATCGGGGTGGCCGACACAAACGCCGCTACAGGATCGTAGATTTCAGGCGAGATAAAGAAGGTGTTCCCGCTAAGGTAGCGGCGATTGAGTACGACCCGAACAGGAACGCGCGTATAGCTCTACTGCATTACTTGGACGGTGAGAAGCGATACATTATTGCCCCAGAGGGCCTGGCAGTCGGCGACACCGTGGAATCCGGACCCTCTGCTGACATAAAGCCAGGCAATTCCCTTCCTCTGAGAAATATCCCTGTGGGAACGGTCGTGCACAATATTGAACTAAGGCCAGGGGCGGGCGGAAAGCTCGTGCGTTCTGCGGGAGGGGGGGCACAACTAATGGCCAAAGAGGGGCGCTATGCCCAACTGCGGCTGCCTTCGTCCGAGCACCGATTGGTGTTGCTTGAGTGTAAGGCCACTGTGGGCTCGGTTGGGAACTCCGAGGCCGAGCTCGTGAGTATTGGAAAAGCTGGGAGGGCACGCTGGCTAGGAAGGCGTCCTCACACTCGCGGGGTGGCGATGAACCCCGTCGACCATCCCCTCGGAGGGGGTGAGGGAAAGAGTTCAGGAGGCCGACATCCAGTCTCGCCTTGGGGGAAGAAAGAGGGGAGAACCCGAAAGAAGGGCAAGGCGTCTGATCGATTGATTGTAAGGCGAAGGCGGACAGGGAAGAGGCGACGCTGA
- a CDS encoding 50S ribosomal protein L23: MPKTTRNPRDILIEPVVTEKSYGQIEAGKYTFVVHPDASKTAIRQAVEQIFGVSVVGVNIVKRPAKRRRSPRTWKYGKTAARKYAIVTLAAGEKIDIFEG; the protein is encoded by the coding sequence ATGCCGAAGACGACTCGTAATCCGAGGGATATTCTCATAGAGCCGGTAGTCACCGAGAAGTCCTATGGGCAGATCGAGGCGGGGAAGTACACGTTCGTAGTCCACCCCGACGCTTCCAAGACTGCAATCCGTCAGGCAGTCGAACAAATCTTTGGAGTTTCAGTAGTCGGCGTCAACATAGTCAAACGTCCGGCTAAGCGTAGGCGATCCCCGAGGACTTGGAAGTACGGAAAGACTGCGGCGCGAAAGTATGCGATCGTGACCCTAGCGGCTGGCGAAAAGATCGACATATTCGAGGGCTGA
- a CDS encoding 50S ribosomal protein L4 yields the protein MAEAKLYSVEGKLVGRVYLPDDVFGLEPNIAVVHQVVVAQRAAARAGTHSTKRRSEVSGGGAKPWRQKGTGRARAGSIRSPLWVGGGVAHGPKPRNYSQRVPKKMKKLALRSALSDLAQHDAVLAVEEWPFDDTPSTKRAATLFGSMGVSGTKVLAVVLDLGSREALSVRNLPWVKAIRVDQLTTYDVVDAEYLVADLESLGKIAGKKLDASRNSESAEILPSDTTEEVEETSDAEDDS from the coding sequence GTGGCAGAAGCGAAGCTTTATTCCGTAGAGGGAAAGCTAGTCGGGCGAGTCTATCTTCCCGACGATGTCTTTGGCTTGGAGCCCAATATTGCAGTTGTGCACCAGGTTGTCGTGGCTCAAAGAGCTGCGGCTCGTGCTGGCACGCACTCGACGAAGCGGCGCTCCGAGGTGAGTGGTGGCGGAGCAAAGCCATGGAGGCAGAAGGGAACGGGACGTGCCCGGGCTGGATCGATCCGATCACCACTTTGGGTGGGTGGAGGAGTAGCTCATGGGCCTAAGCCTCGAAATTATTCCCAGCGGGTTCCGAAGAAGATGAAGAAGCTAGCTTTGCGCTCTGCCCTATCTGATCTAGCTCAACACGATGCCGTTCTAGCTGTCGAAGAGTGGCCCTTCGATGACACCCCGTCGACCAAGCGAGCGGCAACTCTCTTCGGGTCCATGGGAGTGTCGGGTACAAAGGTGCTCGCAGTGGTGCTAGACCTGGGCTCTCGGGAGGCCCTTTCAGTGAGAAATTTGCCGTGGGTGAAGGCTATACGGGTGGATCAACTGACCACGTATGACGTTGTCGACGCGGAGTATCTTGTCGCTGATCTTGAGTCATTGGGGAAGATTGCGGGCAAAAAGCTTGACGCAAGTAGAAATTCAGAGAGCGCCGAGATTTTGCCCAGCGATACCACCGAGGAAGTTGAAGAAACTAGCGATGCCGAAGACGACTCGTAA
- a CDS encoding 50S ribosomal protein L3, with protein sequence MSTKAILGQKLGMTQIFEPDSGEVIPVTVIKVSPCRVVQVKTVDRDGYEALQLAFGERKPSRHNKPEKGHIKKAGIESYLVLKEVRVDNASDYSAGDEVKADVFEAGDLVDVTGTSKGRGFQGVMKRHGFAGLPGSHGAHRVHRAPGSIGMAATPARVFKGKRMAGRHGNSTVTVSGLTVIQADAERGILLLKGAVPGSTGSVVTVKTAYKASKASRKSA encoded by the coding sequence ATGTCAACAAAAGCAATCCTTGGCCAAAAGCTCGGCATGACCCAAATATTTGAACCGGACAGCGGTGAGGTGATTCCAGTTACCGTTATAAAGGTCTCTCCGTGCAGAGTGGTCCAAGTCAAGACTGTGGATCGAGACGGTTACGAAGCTCTCCAATTGGCTTTTGGTGAACGCAAGCCCTCGCGCCATAACAAACCAGAGAAGGGACACATAAAAAAGGCTGGAATAGAGTCCTATCTGGTTCTCAAAGAAGTGAGGGTAGACAACGCCTCCGACTACAGCGCTGGTGACGAAGTAAAAGCTGATGTCTTCGAGGCCGGTGATCTTGTCGATGTCACTGGAACAAGCAAAGGGCGTGGTTTCCAGGGCGTCATGAAGCGTCACGGTTTCGCCGGCTTACCTGGAAGTCATGGTGCACACAGGGTTCATAGAGCTCCGGGATCTATCGGCATGGCGGCTACTCCCGCAAGAGTTTTCAAAGGCAAGCGCATGGCAGGCCGTCATGGCAACTCGACGGTTACGGTGAGTGGTCTTACTGTTATACAAGCGGATGCCGAACGCGGCATTTTACTGCTCAAGGGTGCTGTTCCCGGTTCAACCGGGTCGGTCGTCACAGTTAAGACCGCTTATAAGGCATCTAAAGCATCTCGAAAGAGTGCCTAG
- a CDS encoding 30S ribosomal protein S10 translates to MKAYDHGILDQEAKKIVETVVRTHAKVVGPVPLPTERHRFCVIRSPHKDKDSREHFEIQVHKRLLDIYEATPKTMDSLQRLDLAAGVDVNIKIERM, encoded by the coding sequence ATGAAAGCGTACGACCACGGCATCTTGGACCAAGAGGCCAAGAAGATAGTGGAGACGGTGGTGCGTACCCATGCAAAAGTAGTAGGACCTGTTCCTCTTCCTACCGAGCGGCATCGCTTCTGCGTAATTAGATCTCCGCACAAAGACAAGGACAGCCGAGAACACTTTGAGATTCAGGTGCACAAGCGGCTTCTCGACATCTACGAGGCTACTCCAAAGACCATGGATTCGCTTCAGCGACTGGACCTAGCTGCAGGAGTCGATGTCAATATCAAGATAGAGCGGATGTAG
- the tuf gene encoding elongation factor Tu — protein sequence MGKQKFERSKPHLNIGTIGHIDHGKTTLTAAITKVLAEQNPAVHYTPFEEIDKAPEEKERGITIAIAHVEYETANRHYAHVDCPGHADYIKNMITGAAQMDGAILVVSAADGPMPQTHEHVLLARQVGVPYIVVFLNKVDMVDDQEILDLVELEVRDLLNKYEFPGDDVPVIKGSALKALEGDEEAKKSILELMEACDNFIPEPVREIDKPFLMPIEDVFSIQGRGTVVTGRVERGKLEKMSEVEIVGLRETRKTVATDLEMFRKSLDFIQAGDNAGVLLRGIKKEEVERGMVLAQPGSITPHTEFNAQVYVLTKEEGGRHTAFFDGYRPQFYFRTTDVTGTVHLPEGTEMVMPGDHIEMRVELIQPIAMEEGLRFAIREGGRTVGAGRVVKVIK from the coding sequence ATGGGGAAGCAAAAGTTCGAGAGGAGCAAGCCTCACCTCAACATAGGAACAATAGGCCATATTGATCACGGCAAAACGACATTGACAGCAGCGATAACAAAGGTTCTGGCCGAGCAGAACCCTGCCGTTCACTACACCCCCTTCGAGGAGATTGACAAGGCGCCAGAGGAAAAAGAAAGAGGCATTACTATAGCCATCGCTCACGTCGAGTACGAGACGGCCAACCGCCACTATGCACACGTCGACTGTCCGGGGCACGCCGACTACATAAAGAATATGATCACTGGGGCCGCTCAGATGGATGGCGCGATCCTGGTGGTGTCGGCTGCTGACGGTCCGATGCCCCAGACCCACGAGCATGTCCTTCTAGCCCGACAGGTTGGAGTTCCTTATATAGTCGTGTTTCTAAACAAAGTAGATATGGTCGACGATCAAGAGATTCTCGACCTAGTCGAGCTTGAAGTGCGAGACCTTCTAAACAAGTACGAGTTTCCAGGTGACGATGTTCCCGTAATAAAGGGCTCGGCATTGAAGGCGCTCGAAGGTGACGAGGAGGCGAAGAAGAGCATCCTCGAGCTTATGGAGGCGTGCGATAACTTCATCCCCGAGCCCGTCCGCGAGATCGACAAACCTTTCCTGATGCCTATTGAGGATGTGTTCTCGATCCAGGGACGAGGAACAGTGGTCACGGGGCGTGTGGAGCGTGGCAAGCTCGAGAAGATGTCCGAAGTTGAGATAGTGGGGTTGAGAGAAACACGCAAGACAGTTGCGACGGATCTCGAAATGTTTAGAAAGTCGCTCGATTTCATCCAAGCCGGCGACAATGCGGGTGTGCTGTTGCGCGGTATCAAAAAAGAAGAAGTCGAGCGCGGCATGGTCTTAGCGCAGCCGGGTTCTATTACCCCTCACACCGAGTTCAATGCCCAAGTCTACGTTCTAACCAAGGAAGAAGGGGGGCGACACACGGCGTTCTTCGATGGCTATCGTCCTCAGTTTTACTTCCGAACGACTGATGTTACTGGCACAGTACATCTGCCAGAAGGGACGGAGATGGTCATGCCAGGCGACCACATCGAGATGCGAGTTGAGCTGATTCAGCCAATCGCCATGGAAGAGGGGCTGCGATTTGCAATCCGTGAAGGCGGCCGTACAGTAGGTGCAGGAAGGGTCGTCAAAGTTATCAAGTAG